The Actinomycetota bacterium genome contains a region encoding:
- a CDS encoding response regulator: MKTIAYIEDDPDMIDLVSIILQKHGYRVTGFTESRGIIPRLESEKPELILLDLMMPHVDGLEVYRELKGNPDMEGVPVIIISAMKRAVEEIEREGKIKVAACLVKPFTIGELLDAVNRVMGESQNPHPR; encoded by the coding sequence ATGAAGACGATAGCATACATCGAGGATGACCCGGACATGATAGACCTCGTGTCCATCATCCTCCAGAAGCACGGCTACCGGGTGACCGGCTTCACGGAGAGCCGGGGCATCATACCGCGACTGGAATCTGAGAAACCCGAGCTCATCCTCTTGGACCTCATGATGCCCCACGTCGACGGGCTGGAGGTCTATCGCGAGCTTAAAGGCAACCCCGACATGGAGGGCGTGCCGGTGATCATCATCTCGGCCATGAAGAGGGCGGTGGAGGAGATCGAGAGAGAGGGAAAGATAAAGGTGGCCGCGTGCCTGGTCAAACCCTTCACCATAGGAGAACTCCTGGACGCCGTGAACCGCGTCATGGGCGAGAGCCAGAATCCCCACCCCCGATGA
- a CDS encoding radical SAM protein produces MRYRGVVIRPPSEAGSYILQITYGCSHNACTFCPTYKGTRFSVRDLEEVREDITAASRLMPHTRRVFLADGNALCLPAPHLEEVLGLLRAAFPALERVGIYANGADINAKSEDELARLSRLGLGMVYLGLESGDDEVLRRVRKKDSSGEMVEAALKAKGCGMKVSVIVLLGLGGREGSRRHALESARAVSLMNPDYLSALTLMVVPGTPLHREMMRGEFELPDQQELLDELATLVSASELDGCVFRSNHASNYLALRGVLSRDREGILAAIDEARRRPELLRPEYMRGL; encoded by the coding sequence ATGCGATACCGCGGCGTGGTGATCCGGCCACCCAGCGAGGCCGGGAGCTATATCCTGCAGATCACCTACGGGTGTTCCCATAACGCCTGCACGTTTTGTCCCACCTACAAGGGGACGAGGTTCTCCGTGCGTGATCTGGAGGAGGTGCGCGAGGACATAACGGCGGCGTCGAGGCTGATGCCCCACACGCGGAGGGTGTTCCTCGCCGACGGCAACGCTTTATGCCTTCCCGCCCCCCACCTGGAAGAGGTCCTGGGACTGCTGCGCGCCGCTTTTCCCGCCCTGGAGAGGGTGGGCATCTACGCCAACGGAGCCGACATCAACGCCAAGTCCGAGGACGAGCTCGCCCGCCTTTCACGCCTGGGTCTGGGGATGGTCTACCTCGGCTTGGAGAGCGGCGACGACGAGGTTCTGCGCAGGGTGCGCAAGAAGGACAGCAGCGGGGAGATGGTGGAGGCGGCGCTCAAGGCGAAGGGATGCGGGATGAAGGTCTCGGTGATCGTCCTCCTCGGCCTGGGAGGCAGGGAGGGCTCGCGGCGCCATGCCCTGGAGAGCGCGCGCGCGGTGTCCCTGATGAACCCGGACTACCTCAGCGCCCTCACCCTCATGGTGGTCCCTGGGACCCCTCTCCACCGGGAGATGATGAGGGGCGAGTTCGAGCTCCCGGACCAGCAGGAGCTCCTGGACGAGCTGGCCACCCTGGTGTCCGCCAGCGAGCTGGACGGCTGCGTGTTCCGGAGCAATCACGCCTCCAACTACCTGGCCCTCAGGGGGGTGTTGAGCCGGGACAGGGAAGGGATCCTGGCGGCCATCGATGAGGCGAGGCGCAGGCCGGAGCTCCTGCGCCCGGAATACATGCGGGGCCTGTGA
- a CDS encoding GNAT family N-acetyltransferase, whose translation MNEEATREKVYDTPQGRVKIVAKAEPELIASLRLDEGMGIFAAPHYPPSREKKALERIAANPESNVILAYTEDGRIVGFVAVAPPSQAERWGRLAGQGLIEAMAIEVSRGWRGLGIADKMMEAGMGDPFFDDKIVICTGYSWHWDLENSGLSKEEYRRMLLRYLEKAGFLYYETDEPNVNLDAANFFTARVGPRVGADLYERFEQLLFQEQAWADFRGRPRTIADVLGGSGGRGSRGDEEARE comes from the coding sequence TTGAACGAGGAAGCGACGAGGGAAAAGGTTTACGATACGCCGCAGGGCCGGGTGAAGATAGTCGCCAAGGCCGAGCCCGAGCTCATCGCCTCCCTCCGGCTGGATGAGGGGATGGGCATCTTCGCGGCCCCCCATTACCCTCCCTCCAGGGAGAAAAAGGCGCTGGAGCGTATCGCCGCCAACCCTGAGAGCAACGTCATCCTCGCCTACACCGAGGACGGAAGGATCGTGGGATTCGTGGCCGTGGCCCCTCCCAGCCAGGCGGAGAGATGGGGCAGGCTGGCAGGACAGGGCCTTATCGAGGCCATGGCCATAGAGGTCAGCAGGGGATGGAGGGGTCTGGGCATCGCTGACAAGATGATGGAGGCGGGGATGGGCGACCCCTTTTTCGACGATAAGATCGTGATCTGCACCGGCTACTCCTGGCACTGGGACCTGGAGAACAGCGGGCTGAGCAAGGAGGAATACCGCCGCATGCTCCTGAGGTACCTGGAGAAAGCGGGCTTTCTCTATTACGAGACCGACGAGCCCAACGTCAACCTGGACGCCGCCAACTTCTTCACCGCGCGCGTGGGCCCCAGAGTGGGGGCGGACCTCTACGAGCGTTTCGAGCAGCTGCTCTTCCAGGAGCAGGCCTGGGCCGACTTCCGCGGGCGCCCGCGCACCATCGCCGATGTTCTGGGGGGTAGCGGGGGGAGAGGGAGCAGGGGGGACGAAGAGGCCCGGGAGTGA
- a CDS encoding CBS domain-containing protein — protein MLVRERMSGDPIFLSPDDTLREARRVMRENGLRRLPVVEEGRLVGIVTDRDVRQADMSSAVVQERRYVEYVLDRIQVRGIMTPDPVTVTPDTPLEEAARIILERKIGGLPVVEAGRLVGIITETDLVSTLIELLRGGG, from the coding sequence ATGCTGGTCAGGGAGCGCATGAGCGGGGACCCCATCTTCCTCTCGCCCGACGATACCCTGAGGGAAGCCCGCAGGGTGATGCGAGAGAACGGACTGCGCCGCCTGCCCGTGGTGGAGGAGGGACGTCTGGTGGGCATAGTCACCGACCGCGACGTGAGGCAGGCGGACATGAGCTCCGCCGTGGTGCAGGAACGCCGCTACGTGGAATACGTCCTCGACCGCATCCAGGTGCGCGGCATAATGACCCCCGACCCGGTAACCGTCACCCCCGACACCCCCCTGGAAGAGGCGGCTCGCATCATCCTGGAGAGGAAGATCGGGGGACTTCCGGTGGTGGAAGCCGGCAGGCTGGTGGGGATCATCACCGAGACCGACCTGGTGAGCACCCTCATCGAGCTGCTCCGGGGCGGCGGTTGA
- the aroF gene encoding 3-deoxy-7-phosphoheptulonate synthase, translating to MIVVMSRDATREQIDAVLRKIEEFGLKTHPIYGVQKTVIGVIGDDKTKVVETMAGYPGVEQIIPILKPYKFASRETHPQDTVIEVRGARIGGERIAVMAGPCAVESREQILNAARLVKMAGGAVLRGGAFKPRTSPYSFQGLGEEGLRYLAEAREETGLPVVTELTDPRMIDLFCEYTDIIQVGARNMQNFVLLTEIGRSGHPVLLKRGPSAKIEDLLLAAEYIIKEGNRNIILCERGISTFETYTRNTLDLSAVAALKRLSHLPVVVDPSHSAGIANLVPAMSLAAVAAGADGLLVEIHPNPNAALCDGPQSLDFETFTGLMNRVRKVAQAVGRDL from the coding sequence ATGATCGTGGTCATGTCCCGGGACGCGACCCGCGAGCAGATAGACGCGGTGTTGCGCAAGATCGAGGAGTTCGGCCTCAAGACCCACCCCATCTACGGGGTGCAGAAGACGGTGATCGGGGTCATCGGGGACGACAAGACCAAGGTGGTCGAGACCATGGCCGGATACCCCGGCGTGGAGCAGATCATCCCCATCCTCAAGCCGTACAAGTTCGCCTCCCGCGAGACCCACCCCCAGGACACGGTGATCGAGGTGCGCGGGGCGAGAATAGGGGGGGAGAGGATCGCGGTCATGGCGGGGCCTTGCGCGGTGGAGAGCAGGGAACAGATCCTCAACGCCGCCCGCCTGGTCAAGATGGCGGGGGGCGCGGTACTGCGGGGAGGCGCCTTCAAGCCGCGCACCTCCCCCTACAGCTTCCAAGGCCTGGGAGAGGAGGGGCTGCGTTACCTGGCCGAGGCCCGCGAGGAGACGGGGCTGCCGGTGGTCACCGAGCTGACCGACCCCCGCATGATCGACCTCTTCTGCGAATACACGGACATCATCCAGGTGGGAGCACGAAACATGCAGAACTTCGTGCTGCTCACGGAGATCGGGCGCAGCGGACATCCCGTGCTCCTCAAGCGCGGCCCCAGCGCCAAGATCGAGGACCTCCTCCTCGCCGCCGAATACATCATCAAGGAGGGGAACCGCAACATCATCCTCTGCGAGCGTGGCATCAGCACCTTCGAGACCTATACGCGCAACACCCTCGACCTCTCGGCGGTGGCCGCCCTCAAGAGACTCTCCCACCTGCCGGTGGTGGTCGATCCCAGCCACTCCGCGGGTATCGCCAACCTCGTGCCCGCCATGTCCCTGGCCGCGGTGGCGGCGGGCGCGGACGGCCTGCTGGTGGAGATCCATCCCAACCCCAACGCCGCCCTGTGCGACGGGCCGCAGTCTTTGGACTTCGAGACCTTCACCGGCCTCATGAACAGAGTCCGAAAGGTGGCGCAGGCGGTGGGAAGGGACCTCTGA
- a CDS encoding 1-acyl-sn-glycerol-3-phosphate acyltransferase produces the protein MIRFLIGWPIFRVVAMFYHFRVSGYENVPRREPLLVVANHNSRKDAVAINLALKRPVRFMAKREAFDPRNSLFECLMVRIFFAYPVDRERPGPDAIRRTMTYLEKGDCVGIFPEGTRHDDTALHPFTHGAAYFAWKTGVQVLPVGITEDKGEDYHINIGRPFRVPRLEGRPHKVLPVITGIIREKIRELLPADWEDIAE, from the coding sequence ATGATCCGGTTTCTGATCGGGTGGCCCATATTCCGGGTGGTCGCCATGTTCTACCACTTTCGCGTCTCGGGGTACGAGAACGTGCCGCGCCGGGAGCCCCTCCTGGTGGTCGCCAACCACAACAGCCGCAAGGACGCCGTGGCCATCAACCTCGCCCTGAAGAGGCCGGTACGCTTCATGGCCAAGCGGGAGGCCTTCGACCCCCGCAACAGCCTCTTCGAGTGCCTCATGGTGCGCATCTTCTTCGCGTATCCCGTGGACCGCGAGCGCCCCGGGCCGGATGCCATCAGGCGTACCATGACCTACCTGGAGAAAGGGGACTGCGTGGGCATCTTTCCCGAGGGCACACGCCACGACGACACCGCCCTGCATCCCTTCACCCACGGCGCCGCCTATTTCGCCTGGAAGACCGGGGTGCAGGTGCTGCCGGTGGGCATCACCGAGGACAAGGGAGAGGACTACCACATCAACATCGGCAGGCCCTTCCGCGTCCCCAGGCTCGAGGGGCGCCCACACAAGGTTCTCCCGGTGATCACCGGCATCATCCGGGAGAAGATCCGGGAGCTGCTCCCCGCGGACTGGGAAGATATTGCAGAGTAA
- a CDS encoding thiamine pyrophosphate-binding protein, producing the protein MALMNGGEVLVRALLKEGVRWVFGIPGGQLCTFTDAIARVGRPNGMEFVMTHHEAVAAHMADAVSRTSDMVGVCTGTVGPGAVNLVTGVYTAYNDSIPMVVITPQIHSNRSYPFKGSQQQLDQINLFRPITKWNALVNRFDRIAEMVQWAFREAVSGRPGPVHLDINVDVLFANGEVDEDTFLPPERYRTMVKPCGDPEAVDRAVEMLLAAEKPLIHAGGGVMRSKAWDEVRELAEYLQIPVTTSVSGRGTLPEDHPLLFLPKGMGAIMAESSSDVVLNVGCTMSELDFWGKPNMWGDPAVQKFIYVDIDPRVIGLNRQFDLGIVGDARMVLRQIIARVKESTPPVEGRDFLAAYREMEEQALKAYEEMARSDARPIHPLRLISEAVEFLGRDGIMVMDGGNTALWVNIAGRVYHPRSYLFAEGTGQLGVGLPFAMGAKMANPERPVYVLHGDGSFMINCQDIETAVRLKLPIIDIVSNDSAWGMIKGAQHAAFGQRYCGVEFGETRLDKLAESMGARGIRVESPDEIRPALEEAAASEVMTVIDAQVDREANLDVPVLFSMIVDLWLQGCDTPYCET; encoded by the coding sequence ATGGCATTGATGAACGGCGGCGAAGTGCTGGTCAGGGCTCTGCTCAAGGAGGGAGTGCGCTGGGTCTTCGGCATCCCGGGAGGGCAGTTGTGCACTTTCACGGACGCCATCGCCCGGGTGGGGCGCCCCAACGGCATGGAGTTCGTCATGACCCACCACGAGGCGGTGGCGGCGCACATGGCGGACGCGGTCTCGCGCACCTCGGACATGGTGGGGGTGTGCACGGGCACCGTGGGTCCCGGGGCGGTTAACCTGGTCACCGGCGTTTACACCGCCTACAACGACAGCATACCCATGGTGGTCATCACCCCGCAGATCCATTCCAACCGCTCCTATCCCTTCAAGGGGTCGCAGCAGCAGCTGGACCAGATAAACCTCTTCCGACCCATAACCAAGTGGAACGCTCTGGTGAACCGCTTCGACCGCATCGCGGAGATGGTGCAGTGGGCCTTCCGCGAAGCGGTCAGCGGGCGGCCGGGCCCGGTACACCTCGACATCAACGTGGACGTGCTCTTCGCCAACGGCGAGGTGGACGAGGACACGTTCCTGCCTCCCGAGAGGTACCGCACCATGGTGAAGCCCTGCGGTGACCCGGAGGCGGTGGACCGGGCGGTGGAGATGCTGTTGGCGGCGGAGAAGCCCCTCATCCACGCCGGAGGGGGAGTGATGCGCTCCAAGGCCTGGGACGAGGTGAGGGAGCTTGCGGAATATCTCCAGATTCCCGTCACCACCAGCGTTTCCGGGCGCGGTACCCTGCCCGAGGACCACCCCTTGCTCTTCCTGCCCAAGGGCATGGGGGCCATCATGGCGGAATCCTCCTCCGATGTGGTGCTGAACGTCGGATGCACCATGTCCGAGCTCGATTTCTGGGGCAAGCCGAATATGTGGGGCGACCCCGCGGTGCAGAAGTTCATCTACGTGGACATCGACCCCCGGGTGATCGGGCTCAACCGCCAGTTCGACCTGGGCATCGTGGGGGACGCCAGGATGGTCCTGCGCCAGATCATCGCCAGGGTCAAGGAGTCAACCCCCCCGGTAGAGGGGAGGGACTTTCTGGCGGCATACCGCGAGATGGAGGAGCAGGCCCTCAAGGCATATGAGGAGATGGCTCGCTCGGACGCCAGGCCCATCCATCCCCTGCGCCTCATCAGCGAGGCGGTGGAGTTCCTGGGGCGCGACGGCATCATGGTCATGGACGGCGGCAACACCGCGCTGTGGGTGAACATAGCCGGCAGGGTCTACCATCCCCGTTCCTATCTCTTCGCCGAGGGCACGGGGCAGCTGGGAGTGGGGCTGCCCTTCGCCATGGGCGCCAAGATGGCCAACCCCGAACGCCCCGTTTACGTGCTCCACGGGGACGGCTCGTTCATGATCAACTGCCAGGACATCGAGACCGCCGTACGCCTCAAGCTGCCCATCATCGACATCGTCTCCAACGACAGCGCTTGGGGGATGATCAAGGGGGCGCAGCATGCCGCCTTCGGACAGAGATACTGCGGGGTGGAGTTCGGGGAGACGCGCCTGGACAAGCTGGCGGAGTCCATGGGAGCGCGCGGCATCCGGGTGGAGAGCCCGGACGAGATCAGGCCGGCACTGGAGGAGGCGGCGGCCTCGGAAGTGATGACGGTGATCGACGCCCAGGTGGACCGCGAGGCCAACCTTGACGTGCCGGTCCTCTTCAGCATGATCGTGGACCTCTGGCTCCAGGGCTGCGACACCCCCTACTGCGAAACATAG
- a CDS encoding class I SAM-dependent methyltransferase, whose amino-acid sequence MKGEEERMKEGRARRDGGTGALGAGPWKGARAVPPYSRTAALYDAMVGRFAFDMWRENFERLCRLFPIDASLTADVACGTGLAARYLAQRGAEVLACDIEPRMLRAASAGHEGVRFFRQDMRRLCLPRRVTLLICATDALNHLLEEEDLSMTLGAFRDALVEGGHALFDLNTLWQLREGCDSETWCFEVEGNAMRWTSRWDEADAIATLWMECEGEDGGRVVEVHRERGYEEGFVVREALRRGFRGVEAYDARGLGRPSLRTRRLQFVAWR is encoded by the coding sequence ATGAAGGGAGAGGAAGAGAGGATGAAGGAGGGGCGCGCCCGCCGTGATGGGGGGACCGGCGCGCTCGGGGCCGGGCCCTGGAAAGGGGCGAGGGCCGTCCCGCCGTACTCCCGTACCGCCGCTCTGTACGACGCCATGGTGGGGCGTTTCGCCTTCGATATGTGGAGAGAGAATTTCGAGAGGCTCTGCCGCCTCTTTCCCATCGACGCCTCTCTCACCGCGGACGTGGCCTGCGGTACCGGGCTGGCGGCGCGCTACCTGGCGCAGCGCGGCGCCGAGGTGCTGGCGTGCGATATCGAGCCCCGGATGCTGAGAGCCGCGTCGGCGGGACATGAAGGGGTGAGGTTCTTCAGGCAGGATATGAGAAGGCTGTGCCTGCCCCGGCGCGTCACCCTGCTGATCTGCGCCACCGACGCCCTCAACCACCTCCTTGAGGAGGAGGACCTGTCCATGACCCTGGGCGCGTTCCGGGACGCCCTCGTGGAGGGAGGTCACGCCCTCTTCGACCTCAACACGTTATGGCAGTTGCGCGAGGGATGCGACAGCGAGACATGGTGTTTCGAGGTGGAAGGAAATGCCATGCGCTGGACGAGCCGGTGGGACGAGGCCGACGCCATCGCGACCCTGTGGATGGAGTGCGAAGGGGAGGACGGCGGCCGCGTGGTGGAGGTGCACCGCGAAAGGGGATATGAGGAGGGGTTCGTGGTGCGGGAGGCGCTCCGCCGCGGCTTCCGCGGGGTGGAGGCCTATGACGCGCGGGGGCTGGGAAGGCCGTCGCTCCGCACGCGCAGGCTGCAGTTCGTGGCCTGGAGGTGA
- a CDS encoding flavodoxin family protein produces the protein MEGEYLLALYTSPRRNGNTSLLLDALSEGAGEAGLEVRAFRVADMDLRPCRACNACFRDGECVQKDDMQEIYPHLLGAEAVAMAAPIFSMNICAQAKALIDRCQRFWSARYVLGRELVEPERAALRRGFFLSCCGRDKPQTFDCTRPVMAYFFYMIRVGDWTSLTFAGVDEAGRIREVEGALEGARELGRSLRPRS, from the coding sequence ATGGAGGGAGAATATCTGCTGGCGCTGTACACCAGCCCGCGCAGAAACGGCAACACCTCACTGCTTCTGGACGCCCTTTCGGAGGGGGCAGGGGAGGCGGGACTGGAGGTAAGGGCCTTCCGCGTGGCGGACATGGACCTGCGCCCCTGTCGGGCGTGCAATGCCTGCTTCAGGGACGGCGAGTGCGTGCAGAAAGACGACATGCAGGAGATCTATCCCCACCTGCTGGGAGCCGAAGCGGTGGCCATGGCCGCGCCCATCTTCTCCATGAACATCTGCGCGCAGGCCAAGGCCCTCATAGACCGCTGCCAGCGCTTCTGGTCCGCCCGCTACGTCCTGGGACGGGAGCTGGTGGAGCCTGAGCGTGCGGCGTTGAGGAGGGGTTTCTTCCTCTCCTGCTGCGGAAGGGACAAACCGCAGACCTTCGATTGCACGCGACCGGTGATGGCCTATTTCTTCTACATGATCCGCGTGGGCGATTGGACCTCCCTCACCTTCGCGGGCGTTGACGAGGCGGGGAGGATAAGGGAGGTGGAGGGAGCGCTCGAGGGAGCCCGCGAGCTCGGACGCTCGCTGCGCCCGCGTTCCTGA
- a CDS encoding GAF domain-containing protein, giving the protein MVGEEKREKRGRDEDRYREKIKELELVWKLNEEIVSFTSLPEFLQRILEGAVEVMGATSGSIMLIDPPRGDTLRIKASFGLRREVVEKAERRVGEGIAGLVAERREGMLLLDDLLDPRLRTRRKVTDALSVPIVEEGELLGVLNLNTRRDRAFDELDLFLLNALTRLIASAIARGRRIEAARLELRDLETEAAALLEEIEGLQARLDERRRQYQRVRMKIDDLGRLLSDLSRPVG; this is encoded by the coding sequence ATGGTCGGGGAGGAGAAGAGAGAGAAGAGAGGAAGGGACGAGGACCGCTACCGCGAGAAGATCAAGGAGCTCGAGCTGGTATGGAAGCTGAACGAGGAGATCGTCTCCTTTACCAGCCTGCCGGAGTTCCTGCAGAGGATCCTGGAGGGGGCGGTGGAGGTAATGGGGGCCACCTCGGGATCCATCATGCTCATCGACCCGCCGAGAGGTGACACCCTGAGGATAAAGGCCTCCTTCGGCCTGCGCCGCGAGGTGGTGGAGAAGGCGGAGCGCAGGGTGGGGGAGGGCATCGCGGGGCTGGTGGCGGAGAGGCGCGAGGGCATGCTCCTTCTGGACGACCTCCTGGACCCCCGCCTGCGTACGCGGCGCAAGGTGACGGATGCCCTGAGCGTGCCCATCGTAGAGGAAGGAGAGCTCCTCGGGGTCCTCAACCTCAACACGCGCAGGGACCGCGCGTTCGACGAGCTGGACCTCTTTCTCCTGAACGCCCTCACCCGGCTCATCGCCTCGGCCATAGCGCGGGGCAGGCGCATCGAGGCGGCACGTCTGGAGCTGAGGGACCTGGAGACGGAGGCCGCGGCGCTCCTGGAGGAGATAGAGGGCCTGCAGGCAAGGCTTGATGAGCGCCGCCGCCAGTACCAGAGGGTGCGTATGAAGATCGACGACCTCGGCCGCCTGCTCTCGGACCTCTCCCGTCCCGTGGGCTGA
- a CDS encoding CoA activase: MGEARLVCGCDVGSTTGKALLMCGGEVLGYSIVPCAVRPEVTARTALEEALENAGLEKDVEPAYIVGTGYGRVRIPFASENVSEITCHGLGAFHLNPADRTLIDIGGQDCKVIRLSPAGKVVDFAMNDKCAAGTGRFFEAMARVLELSLEELSELSLRSASPARITSQCSVFAESEVITLLNEGVDIADIAAGINEAIAARLASLARKVGLEEEVTVSGGCAKNRGLVAALEEKLGMEVKGLGVDPQVIGALGAALIAERRLAEGDAT, from the coding sequence ATGGGCGAGGCGCGGCTGGTATGCGGATGCGACGTGGGCTCCACCACTGGGAAGGCCCTGCTCATGTGTGGAGGTGAGGTGCTGGGATATTCCATCGTGCCCTGCGCGGTGAGGCCGGAGGTCACGGCGCGAACGGCGCTGGAAGAGGCGCTCGAGAACGCCGGCCTGGAAAAGGACGTGGAGCCCGCCTATATCGTGGGCACGGGTTACGGCCGGGTGCGCATCCCTTTTGCATCCGAGAACGTCTCGGAGATTACCTGCCACGGACTGGGGGCCTTCCACCTCAACCCCGCGGACCGCACCCTCATCGACATCGGAGGACAGGACTGCAAGGTGATCCGCCTCAGCCCCGCCGGAAAGGTGGTGGACTTCGCCATGAACGACAAGTGTGCCGCGGGGACAGGGAGATTCTTCGAGGCCATGGCGAGGGTGCTGGAGCTGTCGCTGGAGGAGCTGTCAGAGCTCTCCCTGCGCTCCGCCAGCCCGGCGCGGATAACCAGCCAGTGCAGCGTATTCGCGGAGTCGGAGGTCATCACCCTCCTCAATGAAGGGGTGGACATCGCGGACATCGCCGCGGGGATAAACGAGGCCATAGCCGCACGGCTAGCCTCCCTGGCGCGCAAGGTGGGGCTGGAGGAGGAGGTCACTGTGTCGGGGGGTTGCGCGAAGAACCGTGGGCTTGTCGCGGCCTTGGAGGAGAAGTTAGGGATGGAGGTTAAGGGCCTGGGCGTGGACCCGCAGGTTATCGGGGCACTGGGAGCGGCGCTGATCGCGGAACGCCGCCTCGCCGAGGGGGACGCGACCTGA
- a CDS encoding thymidylate synthase encodes MDVTYIEARDLPDAWFQCVYNIFEKGREYRIDRGSFKGSHRKEYDFVVVRIRYPETRPLIPDIPPGIGLPPPTDMEYVHEYLEKLCSSTSKADNEDYTYGMYLEHQIAEVIRIYREEGFGTNQACMAVCDPDAIYLEDPPCLRQIDTRIFPEERKLHFVVYFRSWDLWAGFPSNLAGIQLLKEYMAEEIGVEPGETIALSKGMHLYDYAWDIARIRLGRS; translated from the coding sequence ATGGACGTGACCTATATAGAGGCCAGGGATCTGCCGGACGCGTGGTTCCAGTGCGTGTACAACATCTTCGAGAAAGGGCGGGAGTACCGTATCGACCGCGGGAGTTTCAAGGGCAGCCACCGCAAGGAATACGACTTCGTGGTGGTGAGGATAAGGTATCCGGAGACCCGCCCTCTCATCCCGGACATACCGCCGGGGATCGGCCTCCCGCCTCCCACGGACATGGAATACGTGCACGAATACCTGGAGAAGCTGTGTTCCTCCACCTCCAAGGCGGACAACGAGGATTACACCTACGGCATGTACCTAGAGCACCAGATAGCCGAGGTGATCCGCATCTACCGCGAGGAGGGATTCGGCACCAACCAGGCGTGTATGGCGGTGTGCGACCCGGATGCCATCTACCTCGAGGACCCGCCGTGCCTGCGGCAGATAGACACCCGCATCTTCCCCGAGGAGCGCAAGCTGCATTTCGTGGTCTATTTCCGCTCCTGGGACCTCTGGGCGGGATTCCCCAGCAACCTCGCGGGCATCCAGCTCCTCAAGGAATACATGGCGGAGGAGATCGGGGTGGAGCCCGGTGAGACCATCGCCCTCTCCAAGGGCATGCACCTCTATGACTACGCCTGGGATATCGCCAGGATCAGGTTGGGCAGGTCCTGA